In Haemophilus parainfluenzae, one genomic interval encodes:
- the rpsN gene encoding 30S ribosomal protein S14 encodes MAKQSMKARDVKRVKLAEKFFAKRAELKKIISDVNASDEDRWDAVLKLQTLPRDSSPSRQRNRCRQTGRPHGVLRKFGLSRIKVREAAMRGEIPGLKKASW; translated from the coding sequence ATGGCAAAACAATCAATGAAAGCACGCGATGTAAAACGCGTTAAATTGGCTGAAAAATTCTTCGCTAAACGTGCAGAATTAAAGAAAATCATTTCTGATGTCAATGCCTCTGACGAAGATCGTTGGGATGCAGTGTTAAAGTTGCAAACTTTACCACGTGATTCTAGCCCTAGTCGTCAACGTAACCGTTGCCGCCAAACTGGACGTCCTCACGGCGTTTTACGTAAGTTTGGTTTAAGCCGTATTAAGGTTCGTGAAGCAGCTATGCGCGGTGAGATCCCTGGCCTTAAAAAAGCGAGCTGGTAA
- the rpsH gene encoding 30S ribosomal protein S8, whose amino-acid sequence MSMQDPIADMLTRIRNGQAANKVAINMPSSKLKVAIANVLAAEGYIESVKVLEGAKPELEITLKYFQGKPVVESIQRVSRPGLRIYKRKDELPKVMGGLGVAVISTSKGVMTDRAARQAGLGGEIICYVA is encoded by the coding sequence ATGAGTATGCAAGATCCAATCGCAGATATGTTGACTCGTATTCGTAACGGTCAAGCTGCGAACAAAGTTGCAATCAATATGCCTTCTTCCAAGCTAAAAGTGGCAATTGCCAACGTATTAGCTGCTGAAGGTTATATCGAAAGCGTTAAAGTTTTAGAAGGTGCAAAACCTGAATTGGAAATTACTTTAAAATATTTCCAAGGCAAACCGGTTGTAGAAAGCATCCAACGTGTAAGCCGTCCTGGTCTTCGTATTTACAAACGTAAAGACGAATTACCAAAAGTTATGGGTGGTTTAGGTGTTGCTGTAATTTCTACATCTAAAGGTGTTATGACTGACCGTGCAGCTCGTCAAGCGGGCTTAGGCGGTGAGATCATCTGTTACGTAGCTTAA
- the rplF gene encoding 50S ribosomal protein L6, whose translation MSRVAKAPVNIPAGVEVKLDGQLLTVKGKNGELSRAIHNSVEVKQDNGQFTFTPREGFVGANAQSGTARALVNAMVIGVTEGFTKKLQLVGVGYRAQVKGNVVALSLGFSHPVEHTLPAGITAECPSQTEIVLKGADKQLIGQVAADIRAYRRPEPYKGKGVRYSDEVVRMKEAKKK comes from the coding sequence ATGTCTCGTGTTGCAAAGGCACCTGTTAATATTCCTGCCGGCGTTGAAGTTAAACTCGACGGTCAGCTATTAACAGTAAAAGGTAAAAATGGCGAGTTATCTCGCGCAATTCATAACTCAGTTGAAGTTAAACAAGATAATGGTCAATTTACTTTCACTCCACGTGAAGGTTTTGTTGGAGCGAATGCTCAATCGGGTACAGCTCGTGCATTAGTTAATGCAATGGTTATCGGTGTTACTGAAGGCTTCACTAAGAAATTACAACTAGTGGGTGTTGGTTACAGAGCTCAAGTTAAAGGCAACGTAGTTGCATTAAGCTTAGGTTTCTCTCACCCTGTGGAGCACACTTTACCAGCAGGTATTACTGCTGAATGCCCTTCACAAACGGAAATCGTTTTAAAAGGTGCTGACAAGCAGTTAATTGGTCAAGTTGCAGCAGATATTCGCGCTTATCGCCGTCCTGAACCTTATAAAGGTAAAGGTGTACGTTACTCTGATGAAGTAGTACGTATGAAAGAGGCTAAGAAGAAATAA
- the rplR gene encoding 50S ribosomal protein L18 — protein MDKKSARIRRAARARHMMREQGVTRLVIHRTPRHIYAQVIAPNGSEVLAAASTVEKAIREQVKYTGNKDAAAVVGKLVAERALAKGVKDVAFDRSGFKYHGRVQTLADAAREAGLQF, from the coding sequence ATGGATAAGAAATCAGCTCGTATCCGTCGTGCAGCTCGTGCACGTCATATGATGAGAGAGCAAGGTGTAACTCGTCTAGTTATTCACCGTACTCCGCGTCATATCTACGCACAAGTTATTGCACCAAACGGTTCAGAAGTGCTTGCCGCTGCTTCAACTGTTGAAAAAGCAATTCGTGAGCAAGTTAAATATACCGGTAATAAAGATGCCGCAGCAGTAGTAGGTAAACTTGTTGCTGAGCGCGCATTAGCAAAAGGCGTTAAAGACGTTGCTTTTGACCGTTCCGGTTTTAAATATCATGGTCGTGTCCAAACTTTAGCGGACGCTGCACGTGAAGCTGGTCTACAGTTCTAA
- the rpsE gene encoding 30S ribosomal protein S5, with protein MSNIEKQAGELQEKLIAVNRVSKTVKGGRIMSFTALTVVGDGNGRVGFGYGKAREVPAAIQKAMEKARRNMINVALNEGTLQHPVKGVHTGSRVFMQPASEGTGIIAGGAMRSVLEVAGVRNVLSKAYGSTNPINVVRATIDALANMKSPEMVAAKRGKTVDEILG; from the coding sequence ATGTCAAACATCGAAAAACAAGCTGGTGAACTGCAAGAGAAGCTAATCGCAGTAAACCGTGTATCAAAAACTGTAAAAGGTGGTCGTATTATGAGCTTTACTGCTTTAACAGTAGTAGGCGATGGTAACGGTCGCGTAGGTTTTGGTTATGGTAAAGCTCGTGAAGTTCCGGCAGCGATCCAAAAAGCGATGGAAAAAGCACGTCGCAATATGATTAATGTCGCTTTAAATGAAGGTACATTACAACACCCAGTTAAAGGTGTTCACACTGGTTCTCGCGTATTCATGCAACCAGCTAGCGAAGGTACAGGTATCATCGCAGGTGGTGCAATGCGTTCAGTGTTAGAAGTTGCTGGTGTACGTAACGTTCTTTCTAAAGCGTATGGTTCAACCAACCCAATCAACGTTGTTCGTGCAACTATTGATGCATTAGCAAATATGAAATCACCAGAAATGGTTGCTGCTAAACGTGGCAAAACCGTTGATGAAATTTTGGGGTAA